In the Acidiferrobacteraceae bacterium genome, one interval contains:
- a CDS encoding YrdB family protein, whose amino-acid sequence MGANPINLAVRFILEIGALVALGRWGWDQATGVLQFVLALAIPVLAAVLWGTFAVPGDPSRSGRAPVVVPGMARLFLELAVFAAATWSLFATGASNLAWVFGIAVLIHYAMSYDRIQWLLGH is encoded by the coding sequence ATGGGAGCCAATCCGATAAACCTTGCCGTGCGGTTCATCCTTGAGATCGGCGCCCTGGTTGCCTTGGGACGCTGGGGGTGGGACCAGGCCACGGGCGTTCTTCAGTTTGTTCTCGCATTGGCGATTCCTGTCCTCGCCGCGGTCTTGTGGGGCACCTTTGCCGTGCCGGGCGACCCGAGCCGGTCGGGGAGGGCGCCCGTCGTGGTTCCGGGAATGGCCCGTCTTTTCCTTGAGCTGGCAGTCTTCGCTGCTGCTACGTGGTCGCTGTTCGCCACGGGGGCATCAAACCTGGCTTGGGTCTTTGGTATCGCCGTGCTGATCCACTATGCAATGTCGTATGATCGCATTCAGTGGCTGCTTGGCCACTAG
- a CDS encoding c-type cytochrome, with the protein MKRVLRIAGISAGVLLLAIAGLYFYADRHLKTELARTYVVPDISISHDVSVADRALGEHIVQKRNGCIECHGKDLAGKTIINDPAFGKISCSNLTPFALAGMSDRALARALRHGLRSDGTSLIFMPSYEYQNLSKSDVAAIIAYLRTIPSVEKPNTPIEIGPIGKILFALGQLPVLTPAAMIHHETGFVAKPKEAPSKEFGIYLVNSACIGCHRKTLTGGPIVGGAPDWPPAAYIRFKGRSEWTKQTFFKTMQTGLSASSGKYLRIPMIEAVDKFNDTELTAIWLYLSSLGRDAS; encoded by the coding sequence ATGAAGCGCGTACTTCGTATCGCCGGTATCTCGGCCGGCGTATTGCTCTTGGCTATTGCGGGTTTGTATTTCTATGCCGACCGTCACCTCAAAACCGAACTGGCCAGGACCTATGTGGTACCGGATATTTCCATTAGTCACGATGTCTCTGTCGCCGATCGGGCCCTCGGCGAGCACATCGTCCAGAAGCGCAATGGCTGTATCGAATGTCACGGCAAGGACCTCGCCGGAAAGACCATTATCAATGATCCGGCGTTCGGAAAGATATCCTGTTCAAATCTGACCCCGTTTGCCCTTGCCGGCATGTCCGACCGGGCGCTTGCCCGGGCACTACGTCATGGACTCCGGTCAGATGGCACGTCGCTGATCTTTATGCCCTCGTACGAGTACCAGAATCTCAGCAAATCCGATGTTGCGGCGATTATCGCCTATCTCCGAACCATCCCCTCGGTGGAAAAACCGAACACACCGATCGAAATCGGGCCGATCGGGAAAATTCTTTTTGCGCTGGGCCAGTTGCCGGTGCTGACCCCCGCCGCCATGATCCATCACGAAACCGGATTCGTTGCCAAGCCGAAGGAAGCCCCGAGCAAGGAATTCGGCATCTACCTGGTGAACTCTGCCTGCATAGGCTGTCACCGAAAGACATTGACGGGCGGTCCCATCGTCGGCGGCGCACCGGACTGGCCGCCGGCGGCCTACATTCGCTTCAAGGGACGTTCCGAATGGACTAAACAAACGTTTTTCAAAACCATGCAGACCGGCCTATCGGCCAGCAGCGGCAAGTATTTGCGGATACCGATGATCGAAGCGGTCGACAAATTCAACGACACGGAACTCACCGCCATCTGGCTTTATCTGAGCAGTCTGGGTCGGGACGCCAGCTAG
- a CDS encoding tetratricopeptide repeat protein: MKLSRISLSIILVPLIFAASASIALADENIDSQIQHYTQELKAKPKSVDLLIKRGDLYFKTHQFDKAVADFSAAIRLDGHADKAYFGRGLALGRNGNVRQGIKDLSVYIGRHPTDSYGYTKRGIRYLWLGDDSSAEKDLSMAIKLNPKNAEAHDDLGVVYGRRGDYKTAFKNFLACVTIDPTYFKGWHNLAMAYYVFGEDKPALAAIDRSLALVPDQRSSMLLKATILHAMGREKEAAQVKEDAEWLPVGNSSENIPIQ, translated from the coding sequence ATGAAGCTTTCCAGGATCTCGCTATCGATAATACTGGTGCCGCTGATATTTGCGGCATCTGCATCTATCGCACTCGCAGATGAGAATATCGATAGTCAGATTCAGCACTATACGCAGGAACTGAAGGCCAAGCCGAAATCAGTCGACTTGTTGATCAAACGTGGCGATCTGTATTTCAAGACGCACCAGTTTGACAAGGCGGTTGCTGACTTCAGCGCCGCAATCAGACTGGATGGCCACGCCGACAAGGCATACTTCGGACGAGGCCTCGCCCTGGGGCGCAATGGGAACGTTCGTCAGGGCATCAAGGATCTGTCGGTGTACATTGGCCGGCACCCGACTGATTCATACGGCTACACGAAACGCGGGATACGCTATCTCTGGCTGGGCGACGACAGCAGTGCCGAAAAGGACTTATCGATGGCAATCAAGCTGAATCCCAAGAACGCGGAAGCACACGATGATCTTGGTGTCGTATACGGGCGACGCGGTGATTACAAAACGGCATTCAAGAATTTTCTGGCCTGTGTCACCATCGATCCTACCTACTTCAAGGGCTGGCACAATCTGGCGATGGCGTATTACGTCTTTGGGGAGGATAAACCAGCTCTGGCCGCCATAGACCGTTCCTTGGCACTGGTTCCCGACCAGCGAAGTTCCATGCTACTCAAAGCGACAATTTTGCATGCGATGGGACGAGAAAAAGAAGCCGCTCAAGTAAAGGAAGACGCCGAATGGCTTCCCGTTGGCAACTCATCGGAGAATATACCGATCCAGTAA
- a CDS encoding tryptophan-rich sensory protein, whose protein sequence is MVPGFLVWLGVTFVAAAVGAAATVDAGAFYGQLAQPSWAPPSWLFGPVWTVLYLAMGIAAWLVWRTREPGRVRPALALFLAQLVLNGLWSWLFFGWRLGGWAFADIVILWFLIAATGIAFWRVRRAAGWLLLPYLLWVSFALALNYSMWQLNPEILG, encoded by the coding sequence ATGGTCCCGGGATTTCTGGTCTGGCTAGGCGTGACCTTTGTCGCCGCGGCGGTGGGTGCCGCCGCCACGGTCGATGCCGGGGCGTTCTACGGCCAGCTCGCACAACCGTCGTGGGCTCCGCCATCGTGGCTGTTCGGGCCCGTGTGGACGGTGCTGTACCTGGCCATGGGTATCGCCGCGTGGCTTGTTTGGCGGACTCGCGAACCGGGGCGGGTTCGTCCGGCGCTTGCGCTATTCCTGGCCCAGCTCGTACTGAATGGCTTGTGGAGCTGGCTGTTCTTCGGATGGCGCCTCGGTGGCTGGGCCTTTGCGGATATCGTGATCCTGTGGTTCCTGATCGCCGCGACCGGGATCGCGTTCTGGCGCGTACGCAGGGCCGCCGGTTGGCTGCTGCTTCCCTATCTCCTGTGGGTGAGTTTCGCGCTGGCGCTGAATTACTCCATGTGGCAACTCAATCCCGAAATCCTGGGGTAG
- a CDS encoding phosphate-starvation-inducible PsiE family protein codes for MKEVTRLGHKTITLLEDLGLFVIAIATLVAAGIEIASMVEARTVRLADLLLLFIYLEVLAMVAVYLDSGKLPVRMPMYIAIVALARYLILDMKSLDNWRILVTAAAILLISLAVLVHRYGHTKLPYKEDRES; via the coding sequence ATGAAAGAAGTCACCCGGCTTGGGCACAAGACAATCACCCTGTTGGAGGATCTGGGTCTTTTCGTAATCGCGATCGCGACTCTGGTTGCAGCAGGAATTGAAATTGCCTCAATGGTGGAAGCAAGGACAGTCAGACTGGCCGACTTGCTGCTTCTTTTTATCTACCTGGAAGTGTTGGCAATGGTCGCGGTGTATCTTGACTCCGGCAAGCTGCCGGTGCGTATGCCCATGTACATTGCAATCGTGGCGCTGGCCCGGTACCTGATTCTGGACATGAAAAGCCTCGACAACTGGCGCATCCTGGTGACGGCCGCTGCAATATTGCTCATCTCTTTGGCGGTTCTGGTCCATCGATACGGCCACACAAAACTTCCGTATAAGGAAGACAGGGAAAGCTGA